In Lolium perenne isolate Kyuss_39 chromosome 5, Kyuss_2.0, whole genome shotgun sequence, the sequence TAGGTACAGAAGCGCGGAACCTAGGCCGAGCACTATCTCATACCTGAATAATGTAAAACAGTATCACAGTAAAGTGAGAATGCAAAATTTGCGAAGTGCTCACAAGAAAGAGTAAATTCATGCAGGATTATATGGAAGTATGGAACTAGGCAGACTGTCCGTAAGAAAAACATGTAAATCCATGCCAGCACAAAGTCCGGTCTGTACAGATGAGTGTCAAGGCTGCCATTGTGCATCAGTTCGTAGACTAGGAGGAGCTCGTTGCCACCATGGCACCAGCCGATGAGCTGCACGAGGTTCCGGTGCCTGAGCCGGCTAATGATGCTCACCTCGGCGACGAACTCCTTCCATCCCCGTCGAGAGGTCTCGGACACCCGCTTGATGGCCACTTCTCGGTTCATGCCGCTCAGGAATCCTTGGTACACGGATCCGAAACCTCCTCTCCCGAGCGCCTTGTCGTCAGAGAAGTTGCCAGTTGCAGCGGCGAGCTCATCGTAGGAAAACCGCCGGGGGGTGCCAGCTCCTTGCTCTAGCTCGTCCTCCACGTGTTCTCCGCGGAAGAGTGTCACAACCTTTGTAGgccgtaatttggttgtgttcgtCATACCATTGTGTCTTTTTCGCCTGTGGTGGATGATGAAGGGGGCCCAGATGCCGAGCGAAAGCAGAAACACGCCACACAAGGCAGCAAGCACGGGTAGTAGTTTGCTGCGCATCCAGCTTGAGGCACCACCACCTTCTCCATGAAAATAATGAAAACAAACATCAAAGTTACGCTTTTGAACTTGATTACAAATTTAATACTATCACAAGCTTATTATGAGGAATGGTGTCGTTGAATCTAAATCAAGTGGATGCCAGAGTTGAACTCCACCGAGATGCATCGTGCATCTCAAGTTGTAAGCAAGCATGaccaagattcatgaatactcgaaAGGAACTCACTCAGATAGACGGTAACACCTCTTGCAGGAAATCAAGCTTAATTACATACCTGAGCAGAGAACGGGTCAAAATCTCAAGTAGCTCAGGTTTTGCTGAGCTTGGTTCAGTTCAAGCATACATATAGAGCAATTCCATTAGTTACAGGTAGTCAATTAGTACTTGAAATTTACTGAAACGatcctaaatgtcatgattgacgATCATCAATTCAACTTTGTTTCGAGTTGAATGGGTCGTGCTGGTATCGCCGCTGCTGATGCCGCCAGTATTCCCCAGAGAACCAAAAGAGTCATCAGCCAGTGGCGGCCTCATGTAGGCTGGGACCGGCATCTTCACAGGGAGGCTCGGCAGTGGCGTCTCCAACCGTAGAACGCTGACGGCCTGCCTCATGGATGGCCTCAGGACGGGGTCGGGGTGCCCGCACCAGAGCCCGACCACCATGACACGCTCCATCTCCTGCTCGACGAACTTGCCGTCCAGCCGCACATCTGCTGCCTCGAGGATGGCCCCTTGGCCATACGCCTCCCAGACCCACTGCACCAGGTGGATGACAGCTCCCTCGTCATCGTCTCGGACCACGGCTGGCCTTCGACAGCATGCGATTTCTAACAGTACGACCCCGAAGCTGTACACATCatgttataatcgagatgcacaataaaagaagaacgaaaagtaaaacactgtaggggacacgagattttaacgtggaaaacccttgcaacacacaagggaaaaaaccacgggcgccagccagcaaaacttcactatttcggtggtgtttacaaacgccgtgggtgtacaatgatgcgataaaaccctagcggcggcttacagggaatatatatagacggtggcaacgatccgtacgggcctcgctccgctcgtcagaagttagcctccctttagtatatgaatt encodes:
- the LOC127303153 gene encoding L-type lectin-domain containing receptor kinase IX.1-like is translated as MTNTTKLRPTKVVTLFRGEHVEDELEQGAGTPRRFSYDELAAATGNFSDDKALGRGGFGSVYQGFLSGMNREVAIKRVSETSRRGWKEFVAEVSIISRLRHRNLVQLIGWCHGGNELLLVYELMHNGSLDTHLYRPDFVLAWIYMFFLRTV